From Mus pahari chromosome 20, PAHARI_EIJ_v1.1, whole genome shotgun sequence, the proteins below share one genomic window:
- the Samd1 gene encoding atherin: PQQQQPPPPQPQPPPEGGAARAGGPARPVSLREVVRYLGGSGGASGRLTRGRVQGLLEEEAARGRLERTRLGALALPRGDRPGRAPPAASARAARSKRGGEERVFEKEEEDEDEDEEEEEEDNVSEGSEVPESDRPAGAQHHQINGERGSQSAKERVKEWSPCGPYQGQDEGRGPAPGSCTRQVFPMTAVNKEGGSACVGAAPDSPSPVPLPPGKPALPGADGTPFGCPPGRKEKPTDPVEWTVMDVVEYFTEAGFPEQATAFQEQEIDGKSLLLMQRTDVLTGLSIRLGPALKIYEHHIKVLQQGHFEDDDPDGLLG, translated from the exons ccacagcagcagcagccgccacCGCCGCAGCCACAGCCGCCGCCGGAGGGGGGCGCGGCGCGGGCGGGCGGCCCGGCGCGGCCCGTGAGCCTGCGGGAAGTCGTGCGCTACCTCGGGGGCAGTGGCGGCGCCAGCGGCCGCCTCACTCGCGGCCGCGTGCAGGGGCTGCTGGAAGAGGAAGCGGCGCGAGGCCGTCTGGAGCGCACCCGCCTGGGAGCGCTCGCGCTACCCCGCGGAGACAGGCCGGGACGGGCGCCGCCGGCCGCTAGCGCACGCGCGGCGCGGAGCAAG AGAGGTGGAGAAGAACGGGTGtttgagaaagaagaggaagatgaggatgaagacgaggaggaggaggaggaggacaatgtATCTGAGGGCTCAGAAGTGCCCGAGAGTGACCGACCCGCAGGTGCTCAGCACCACCAGATTAATGGAGAGCGGGGCTCTCAGAGTGCTAAGGAGAGGGTCAAGGAGTGGTCGCCCTGTGGACCCTACCAGGGCCAGGATGAAGGGCGGGGACCAGCACCTGGCAGCTGCACACGGCAGGTGTTCCCGATGACAGCTGTGAATAAAGAAGGGGGATCAG cttGTGTTGGAGCGGCTCCAGATTCTCCATCTCCGGTGCCTTTGCCTCCAGGAAAGCCAGCCCTACCTGGGGCTGATGGGACACCTTTTGGCTGTCC TCCTGGGCGCAAGGAGAAGCCGACGGACCCAGTGGAGTGGACAGTCATGGATGTGGTGGAGTACTTCACGGAGGCAGGCTTCCCAGAACAGGCCACTGCTTTTCAAGAGCAG GAAATTGATGGCAAGTCTTTGTTGCTCATGCAACGTACAGATGTGCTCACTGGCCTGTCCATCCGCCTGGGCCCAGCCCTGAAGATCTACGAGCACCACATCAAGGTGCTTCAGCAGGGCCACTTTGAGGATGACGATCCTGATGGCCTTCTAGGCTGA